The proteins below come from a single Chryseobacterium bernardetii genomic window:
- a CDS encoding M16 family metallopeptidase: MKKRLLSAAAVAFFGLMLNAQQIKFEEYDLPNGLHVILHQDNSAPVVTTGVMYHVGAKDEVKGRTGFAHFFEHLLFEGTPNIKRGDWFKIVSSNGGQNNANTTNDRTYYYETFPSNNEQLGLWMEAERMRHAVINQVGVDTQREVVKEEKRLRMDNQPYGNLFSTIQKNLFTNHPYNWPTIGSMEDLNAAKLEEFQAFYKKFYVPNNATLVVAGDIKPEQTKKWIEEYYGGIPKGTVYPKDFPKDAPITQEKEVTATDPNIQLPAYVFAYRTPANKEKDAYVLDMLSSYLSNGKSSVLYKKLVDQDKKALQVAAFNQGLEDYSIFAFFAIPMGQTSKQTLQADIDAEIKKLQTTLISDEDYQKIQNQFENQFVNQNSSIQGIAASLATNHVLMGNTNLINKEIDIYRSITKQDIQNAAKKYLNSNQRIIINYVPEKK; encoded by the coding sequence ATGAAAAAGCGTCTTCTTTCTGCTGCTGCTGTAGCTTTCTTTGGGCTCATGCTGAATGCACAGCAAATTAAATTCGAAGAGTATGATCTTCCCAATGGTCTTCATGTAATTCTTCATCAGGATAATTCAGCTCCGGTGGTCACTACGGGTGTTATGTATCATGTTGGAGCAAAAGATGAGGTAAAAGGAAGAACCGGTTTTGCTCATTTCTTTGAACACCTTTTATTCGAAGGAACTCCAAACATTAAGAGAGGTGATTGGTTCAAGATTGTTTCTTCAAACGGAGGACAAAACAATGCCAACACTACTAATGACAGAACCTATTACTATGAGACTTTCCCTTCCAATAATGAACAGCTTGGACTTTGGATGGAAGCTGAAAGAATGCGTCACGCTGTGATCAACCAGGTTGGAGTAGACACACAAAGAGAAGTGGTAAAGGAGGAAAAAAGATTAAGAATGGATAACCAGCCTTATGGAAACCTTTTCTCTACAATTCAGAAGAATCTGTTTACCAATCACCCATACAACTGGCCAACCATTGGATCTATGGAAGATCTTAATGCAGCAAAGCTTGAAGAGTTCCAGGCTTTTTATAAGAAATTCTATGTGCCAAACAATGCTACTTTAGTGGTTGCAGGGGATATCAAACCTGAACAGACTAAAAAATGGATTGAAGAATACTATGGAGGTATTCCAAAAGGAACAGTTTATCCAAAAGATTTCCCTAAAGACGCTCCTATTACTCAGGAAAAGGAGGTTACTGCCACAGACCCGAACATTCAGCTTCCCGCTTATGTTTTCGCTTACAGAACTCCTGCCAATAAAGAAAAAGATGCTTACGTTTTAGATATGCTTTCTTCTTATTTAAGCAATGGAAAATCTTCTGTATTATATAAAAAATTGGTTGATCAGGATAAAAAAGCACTTCAGGTAGCGGCCTTCAATCAGGGGCTTGAAGACTACAGTATTTTTGCATTCTTTGCGATTCCTATGGGACAAACATCTAAACAGACTTTACAGGCTGATATTGATGCAGAGATCAAAAAACTTCAGACAACTTTAATTTCTGATGAAGATTATCAAAAAATCCAGAATCAGTTTGAAAACCAATTTGTAAACCAGAACTCAAGCATTCAGGGAATTGCAGCTTCTTTGGCTACCAACCATGTACTGATGGGAAATACTAACCTTATCAATAAGGAAATTGATATTTACAGATCCATCACTAAGCAGGATATTCAAAATGCAGCTAAAAAGTATCTGAATTCCAACCAAAGAATCATTATCAATTATGTTCCTGAGAAAAAATAA
- a CDS encoding ATP-dependent helicase — MDYLKGLNESQYEAVTSLQGPLMVLAGAGSGKTRVLTMRIAHLIHNGIDPFNILALTFTNKAAREMKERIAKVVGDSNARSLWMGTFHSVFARILRIEAHYLGYPSNFTIYDQQDALNVIKKVLKDMNIDADLYKPKKVQARISTYKNNLITVKAYFNNPELMEADEKANMKFIGQIYQRYVEQCFKNGSMDFDDLLLKTNELLTRFPEVLAKYQDRFRYIMVDEYQDTNHSQYLIVKALASKFENICVVGDDAQSIYSFRGANIYNILNFKKDYPDAITVSLEQNYRSTQNIVNAANVVIAKNLQQFKKNVFSDNEVGDKIKIYRSLSDADEANFVAGNIWELRNRDQRKYSDFAILYRTNSQTRAFEDALRRKNIPYKVYGGLSFYQRKEVKDLIGYLRLLINENDSEALMRIINYPARGIGDTTQNKLIVFADAQNIPVSKVLDNLPIYAPQLGLNNGVLNKLNDFWSMIKAFQVLLKTETAYSVAMEVAKRSGLIKFLKDDQTPEGISRVENVQELMNSMQGFIEEQMQLEDGDPSLSNFLENIALSADTQDKDLEDDMVSLMTIHLSKGLEFPVVHLVGLEENLFPSFMSSATREDLEEERRLFYVALTRAEKQAFFSYAVSRFQWGKITDAEPSRFLSEIDDEYIEFLNPAMEKRFINNSGVKSNIFDEHPSEVRSFKKVEKKTLNRSDDSSKPAPEVRKLKPVSTAKIINPSGASSQDIEVGDKVRHDRFGIGEVTFLDGTDPQNIKAKVVFMHEGEKNLILKYAKLTKI; from the coding sequence ATGGATTATCTGAAAGGACTCAATGAATCACAATATGAAGCCGTTACCTCTTTACAAGGCCCTCTGATGGTACTTGCTGGAGCTGGTTCCGGGAAAACACGTGTGCTTACGATGCGTATTGCCCACCTTATCCATAACGGGATAGATCCTTTCAATATCCTGGCACTTACCTTTACCAATAAAGCGGCACGTGAAATGAAGGAACGTATCGCAAAGGTTGTAGGAGACAGTAATGCAAGAAGCCTATGGATGGGGACATTTCACTCGGTTTTTGCAAGAATTTTGAGAATTGAGGCGCATTATCTGGGATATCCTTCCAATTTTACCATTTATGATCAGCAGGATGCCCTGAATGTGATTAAAAAAGTGCTGAAGGATATGAATATTGATGCAGATCTTTATAAACCTAAGAAAGTTCAGGCAAGAATTTCAACCTACAAAAACAACCTGATTACCGTTAAAGCTTATTTCAACAATCCGGAATTAATGGAAGCTGATGAAAAGGCTAATATGAAATTCATCGGCCAGATTTACCAGAGATATGTTGAACAGTGTTTCAAAAACGGATCAATGGATTTTGATGATTTATTGTTAAAAACCAATGAATTATTGACTCGTTTTCCCGAAGTACTGGCAAAATACCAGGACAGGTTCAGGTATATTATGGTAGATGAGTATCAGGATACCAACCATTCCCAGTACCTTATTGTAAAGGCCCTGGCGTCTAAGTTTGAAAATATTTGTGTGGTAGGAGATGATGCACAGTCTATTTACTCTTTCCGTGGTGCCAATATCTATAACATCCTGAATTTTAAAAAAGATTACCCGGATGCGATTACAGTTTCTTTGGAACAAAATTACCGTTCCACACAAAATATTGTAAACGCAGCCAATGTTGTTATTGCGAAAAACTTACAGCAGTTTAAGAAAAACGTTTTCAGTGATAACGAGGTAGGAGATAAAATTAAAATATACCGTTCACTTTCCGATGCTGATGAAGCTAACTTTGTGGCCGGGAATATCTGGGAACTGCGCAACCGTGACCAGAGAAAGTACAGTGATTTTGCTATTTTATACAGAACCAACTCACAGACCAGAGCATTTGAAGACGCCCTGAGACGTAAAAATATTCCGTACAAAGTATATGGAGGACTTTCATTCTACCAAAGAAAAGAAGTAAAAGATCTAATCGGCTATCTGCGTCTTTTGATCAATGAAAATGATTCAGAGGCATTGATGCGAATCATAAACTATCCGGCCAGAGGTATTGGAGATACTACCCAGAATAAACTGATCGTGTTTGCAGATGCTCAGAATATTCCTGTTTCAAAAGTTCTTGATAATTTACCGATCTATGCTCCTCAATTAGGGCTAAACAATGGGGTATTGAACAAACTTAATGATTTCTGGTCGATGATCAAAGCATTCCAGGTGCTGTTGAAGACTGAAACAGCCTATAGTGTTGCCATGGAAGTAGCAAAACGCAGTGGTTTGATTAAGTTCTTAAAAGACGACCAGACACCCGAAGGAATTTCAAGAGTAGAAAATGTCCAGGAATTAATGAACTCTATGCAGGGGTTTATTGAAGAACAGATGCAGTTGGAAGACGGAGATCCGAGCCTTTCCAATTTCCTTGAGAATATTGCCCTGTCGGCAGATACACAGGATAAAGACCTGGAAGATGATATGGTTTCTCTGATGACGATTCACCTCTCCAAAGGTCTTGAATTTCCTGTAGTTCACCTGGTAGGTCTTGAAGAAAATCTTTTCCCGAGTTTCATGAGTTCAGCAACCAGAGAAGATCTTGAAGAAGAGAGGCGGTTATTTTATGTAGCGCTAACCAGGGCAGAGAAGCAGGCATTTTTCTCTTATGCGGTTTCCCGTTTCCAGTGGGGGAAAATTACCGATGCAGAACCGTCAAGGTTCCTGAGCGAGATTGATGATGAATATATAGAATTCCTGAATCCTGCTATGGAAAAAAGGTTTATCAATAATTCAGGAGTGAAATCCAATATTTTTGATGAGCATCCCTCTGAAGTAAGATCTTTTAAAAAAGTAGAGAAAAAAACACTTAACAGGAGTGATGATAGCTCAAAACCTGCTCCGGAAGTAAGAAAACTGAAGCCGGTAAGCACAGCTAAAATTATTAACCCAAGCGGCGCTTCTTCTCAGGATATTGAAGTGGGAGATAAAGTAAGACATGACCGTTTCGGAATAGGAGAGGTTACTTTCCTGGACGGAACAGACCCTCAGAATATCAAAGCAAAAGTAGTATTTATGCATGAAGGTGAAAAGAACCTGATACTGAAATATGCTAAACTTACCAAGATTTAA